ttatatttaaaaaaactttAGCAGAAACTGGCACTCTCACGTTACCCaataaagaaacaagaaaaacaTGTTAAAAGAAAAGGCAAAGAAAACTAGCATGGAACGGTTAACAGACTTACATTCATCAGTCTTCATCTCATTTTTACTCATTCCAGTGAAAATTCTTTCACTGATCTAGGACTACCGAGGATGTCAAATGGCTTGTCGCCAAGGCTGTCTTTCAGGATAGCAATCTGCCCCTCTTTGGTGAGAACCTCTTCGTCAAGttcttcaattttctttttaagaaaaagaacCTCGTGATTCAGAAGCATAACTTCCTCTCTTGAACGCTTCACTTCCTCCCACATATGGTCCCTCTCCTCAGaaattttcataagtatattgcGTGTTGCAGTCAGTTCCTTCGTGCACTCTTGAAGGTCATGCTGGAGCTGGTTGATGCTTTCATTTTTCTTCAGCATCTGTTTATTATTATCACTGTCACCATTATTGGATATAGAACAAATAACAGTAGGAAAAGACCATAATTTAAATGGGTAGTTAGTGGCTAACACATACCACTGTAGCCTTTCTCAATTCTGtattaaataaatggaaagaataaAAACCATGTGCAGATCATGGTAACTGGTGTCCtgtatatttaaataaattttactgCTAGCAGTGAACCATGTAGATTTTTGTCATTAAGACCAATAAATTGACACTCTATCTATTGGTCTGTAAAGCAAGTAGGAAGCATCTGCAACAGGGGAATGACATAGTGAATCTGAATTAGAAGTTCAGAAGCCAACTGGGAGGGATCTGGATGTATGTCATGGTGGCTAGTGTCTATTAATACAATCCATAATGCTTTGCTGGAACAACTGTACCATGTAACTTTTTACATCAAGACACTAAAAAAGACAAGATGAGAAACCTTTTTCTTGGTCTGTAAAAAAGAAgccttaagaaagcaaaagacgtatatttacaaaaagaaaaaaaggttcaaaaaagaaatcaaaaagaaaaaatatgcaTCCATTTATGTATAGTTCCGTACAAAACATAAACATACATCCATAGGCTTTATCATTATGCCAGCTATAGATTAAGTATTCAACTTGTAAATCAGGATGCTGCAacccatccccccccccccaccctctGGCCAAAAGTAAAAATGTAGAAAATGATCTAATAATCTTTATCTAATGTTTTCTCTTTTATCTTCCAGGCTGCATGCTTGACCTAGATCGCAAGCAGCAGAATTAGACACACCTATATACATATCTAAACATggacatttgcataaaatatgaAGGCAGATATTCATCAAAGATATCACAAACACAGAAgaatagaaatatcaatttagaAACAATTCAAGCTGTATAGCATTGTGCGATGCCATTAATATGTAGAGACATCCCTTACTTGTACATTTAATTCTTAATATGTATAGGAAATTGTCAGCGCCAGATGGTCATTATATTGCACATGTATGGAACATATCCATTTTGTTAACAAGATAATACTAATGGAAGATATATTTAGCAGACAATGCCACACCTGAAGCTCCATATCCTTCATCTTGTGGGTGAGACAGGATAGTTCATCCTGCAGCCTCTGAATCTCAGTTTGCAAGACATCATGAACCCTTATTGAAGAAGCCATCTCTGCCTGTAGTTGATCAAGTTCCAGTTCTTTATAGCATAGTTTCTCTCGCAGTACTCTCGTTACCATAGTCTCTGCCTtcaattcaagttctaattcaTCCTAGATCAGTAGAAGGAAAACATCAGGCAAAAAGGAATTTCAAGAGAAAAAAACCTATAGATACCATCAGGGGAGAAGGATCTTTCCAAAGACTTATTATCATGAAGCTGAACACTATTATGTATTCCATAATTTGTAGGACTTTTGTTACTATTACTGTAGATATCATATTCCATCTCCAGCACCaaaaatttcattttttttcctggaGGCATAAGTGGGCATGTGCCATCCATCTGTCTACTTTCTCATGTCATAACCGCTGCTCCCTGCTCATGAATGAGAGGTTGGCAGTGATGGCATGAAGAAAGAAGACAATGGATTGCATGTCCACACATTTGCCGCCACATGTAAATGGAATAAACTGTCTAGTACTCAATGCAGTAATCAGAGATTCTCCCCTAGACTAATATGCAAGATTGCACCTGACTCAGGCATTTCAAATATCAACTATCCAGATTACAGATATATCCACTTATAGAGTTCTTGAGATGATGTTAGAAGTGGGGTtggatttaaaatattaaaattctaattttgtctataaaaatcaaagaaagttaAAAGTAGATTATACCTTTGAATGTTTTGACCCGTCACCTTCTGTAGTCTCTGGCTGACAATCCAATGCTTGTGAACTGGACTTCTCGACTAATATTGCTGCTATTGTTTGCAAACTTCTTCTAAAGTTTTCATGCCCCCTCCTTAAACTCTGATATTTCACAGTGCAGTCAGCAAATGAATATTGATCATCATTAGCTTCTTGGCCATGTTCATACTTCTTACGATTTATAAAGCCCAATAGCTCACCACTAAAGTGATCAAAATCATGGAGCAAGGAAAAGCCCTTATTCTGCAAGAAATCTACCTGGGCACAAAGCTCCTGGTCAAGCTTAATTGCTGAGAACCCATAGCCATTTCCAGTAGCTTGCAGGCGACTCAAGAGGCCCATGTTTTCATGCCTAAGGGATTCCAGCTCATGCCTGAGAGACTCTACCTCCTTCCTCAGGTTCTGTTCCACACCTGTCAGACGTAATTGCTCCATCTGCAACCTACTTACACGATCATCTCTCTCTACAGATTGCTTTCCAGTCTCATCATTATAGCTCTGTCTCAAACCATTAATTGTCTTATCTTGTTCATTGCAGACCCTTTGCAACCGTACAACCACTTTCTGCAGTTCCTtgttctccctctctttctccttgtAGCTTCTTCTGATAAAATCTCGATCCTCTTCTGCGCCATTTAATTGTTCCTGCAATTTAGATGAGCCTTGATGGAGCTTGTGATTCTCTGTCTTCACTTGCTCCAAACTAGCTGTCAGATCATTTACTTGCATTTCAGAATTCATAATCCTATTTCTAGTATCCACTTCAGaacctttaagtgaagataTTTCCCTCTGAAGAGACACATTTTGCTCTGCCAGTTCCCTTACCCGTTCCCGAAGCCTCTGTTCTTCAGATTGAAACTTTTCAAGCTTCGTGGACCAGTCGCCGGACCTTCGGTCCAATTCTTTCTCTAAACTTGATTGCAGTTCATTCTTCTCCTTTTCCAACCTCCTAGTTCGAATGTCTAGTTCTAACTTAGCATGTTTCAATCCCTCTTTTGTAGATGATCTCTCTACAAGCCGGAACTTTATTTGTGATAAGAGCTCAACTGCCAAGTTTTTCCTCTCTTCAGTAATATTCCTAATAGTCTGAAGCAATGATGGCACATTCAAACTGCGGTTCTGAAGTTCTTCCAGCTCAAAATCTTCCTCTGATAGAAGCATGATCATTTGTTCTACCTCCTTCACCTTTTTAAGTAACTCTTCATCTATATCCCATTCCAATAGCACAGAACTTGTGCCTTTATCATTTT
The Phoenix dactylifera cultivar Barhee BC4 chromosome 3, palm_55x_up_171113_PBpolish2nd_filt_p, whole genome shotgun sequence DNA segment above includes these coding regions:
- the LOC103709058 gene encoding golgin subfamily B member 1-like isoform X1, which encodes MRKFFSFRASASSSANSNPTPTVPPSSSKENIYWETPRQNDGKIPVGEKIRDGSQMLKDSAFKPVNRYPECEVMPCSHHRRDPSFCSAIHSSTGEGNMYCLSNLSRSPSAYGSSPYHVTECHAHLDPQTPEGCTQPKGGGRSAVHHLHGVEKLDSPCSSRHWQCSSGNSPFNSPIPLRCRTARLTQVLDRNGILDRYVDGEIQDIKSQKDSQKYVLDTENDCSMSENRVFPSSGRPPQVQSTAPSSPSYCKDHLRTHLFREVKDVHRHLSARDWTRDDLRPASPKRHMKKTQENSLLALHEKSMMKSQDYDSETITTIEDIYEDSSEPLPSLTLNDIGQHCSTDCTPPFENFNNCCSKEWLGFQSQNSFPKNGSMDTKNDKGTSSVLLEWDIDEELLKKVKEVEQMIMLLSEEDFELEELQNRSLNVPSLLQTIRNITEERKNLAVELLSQIKFRLVERSSTKEGLKHAKLELDIRTRRLEKEKNELQSSLEKELDRRSGDWSTKLEKFQSEEQRLRERVRELAEQNVSLQREISSLKGSEVDTRNRIMNSEMQVNDLTASLEQVKTENHKLHQGSSKLQEQLNGAEEDRDFIRRSYKEKERENKELQKVVVRLQRVCNEQDKTINGLRQSYNDETGKQSVERDDRVSRLQMEQLRLTGVEQNLRKEVESLRHELESLRHENMGLLSRLQATGNGYGFSAIKLDQELCAQVDFLQNKGFSLLHDFDHFSGELLGFINRKKYEHGQEANDDQYSFADCTVKYQSLRRGHENFRRSLQTIAAILVEKSSSQALDCQPETTEGDGSKHSKDELELELKAETMVTRVLREKLCYKELELDQLQAEMASSIRVHDVLQTEIQRLQDELSCLTHKMKDMELQMLKKNESINQLQHDLQECTKELTATRNILMKISEERDHMWEEVKRSREEVMLLNHEVLFLKKKIEELDEEVLTKEGQIAILKDSLGDKPFDILGSPRSVKEFSLE
- the LOC103709058 gene encoding golgin subfamily B member 1-like isoform X2; translated protein: MRKFFSFRASASSSANSNPTPTVPPSSSKENIYWETPRQNDGKIPVGEKIRDGSQMLKDSAFKPVNRYPECEVMPCSHHRRDPSFCSAIHSSTGEGNMYCLSNLSRSPSAYGSSPYHVTECHAHLDPQTPEGCTQPKGGGRSAVHHLHGVEKLDSPCSSRHWQCSSGNSPFNSPIPLRCRTARLTQVLDRNGILDRYVDGEIQDIKSQKDSQKYVLDTENDCSMSENRVFPSSGRPPQVQSTAPSSPSYCKDHLRTHLFREVKDVHRHLSARDWTRDDLRPASPKRHMKKTQENSLLALHEKSMMKSQDYDSETITTIEDIYEDSSEPLPSLTLNDIGQHCSTDCTPPFENFNNCCSKEWLGFQSQNSFPKNGSMDTKNDKGTSSVLLEWDIDEELLKKVKEVEQMIMLLSEEDFELEELQNRSLNVPSLLQTIRNITEERKNLAVELLSQIKFRLVERSSTKEGLKHAKLELDIRTRRLEKEKNELQSSLEKELDRRSGDWSTKLEKFQSEEQRLRERVRELAEQNVSLQREISSLKGSEVDTRNRIMNSEMQVNDLTASLEQVKTENHKLHQGSSKLQEQLNGAEEDRDFIRRSYKEKERENKELQKVVVRLQRVCNEQDKTINGLRQSYNDETGKQSVERDDRVSRLQMEQLRLTGVEQNLRKEVESLRHELESLRHENMGLLSRLQATGNGYGFSAIKLDQELCAQVDFLQNKGFSLLHDFDHFSGELLGFINRKKYEHGQEANDDQYSFADCTVKYQSLRRGHENFRRSLQTIAAILVEKSSSQALDCQPETTEGDGSKHSKDELELELKAETMVTRVLREKLCYKELELDQLQAEMASSIRVHDVLQTEIQRLQDELSCLTHKMKDMELQ